From the genome of Sphingobacterium kitahiroshimense, one region includes:
- a CDS encoding RagB/SusD family nutrient uptake outer membrane protein yields MKTLIKNRILYMLAVMLLFMTACSTDFLNVTPRNDFSDATVWQDPVLAEKFVSDIYNVFEASNSGFTEQMQASATDESLWNHTDAFLLLNTGAINGANEGWGGTSRWWERMYTYIRFSNIAIERLGDDTKNGISDIKVKNELLAQAFFIRAYCYHQLLRYYGGVPLILNSYPYSEDPIIYQKERATYEACTNQILKDCDEAYKRLGDGKLEKGRINSLTILALKSRTLIYAASDLHDRAKLTSKVTDLNDLSEKLPLLAYAAGSQQDRYLLAQAAAKAVLDAGTGYKLNLTAPVTPAQGRLNYKSIAMGGGSKAPDMDITAASDILYARYFITEQSSSHARDNGPNGYNNWGGNQPIGLLVDDYEMNDGTKFDWNNPIHKASPYKNRDPRFYASILYDGADWKPRNNPIDPANQIQTGAYDLILAGKLTKFSGLDTKQGPKEAHNGTWTGYYIQKFIDPDPNIVDAQARQFVPWPYFRYTEAVFNYVEASIELGELETAKTWLNKIRFRAGMPAITATDQNTLRTIYRQERRIEMAYEQQRFFDARRWLIANETIGRKVTIVKIDATFKPGKSLANVYKYDESIYNYTYTPQEFNTKENRVWKNQVYFLPLSRDEIRKNPLLVQNPGYVE; encoded by the coding sequence ATGAAGACATTGATCAAAAATAGAATTCTTTATATGCTAGCAGTTATGCTATTGTTTATGACAGCATGCAGTACAGATTTTCTAAATGTAACACCTCGAAATGATTTTTCAGATGCCACCGTATGGCAAGATCCAGTGTTGGCTGAAAAGTTTGTTAGTGATATTTACAACGTATTTGAAGCAAGTAATTCCGGTTTCACAGAACAGATGCAGGCTTCTGCAACTGACGAATCATTATGGAACCATACCGATGCTTTTCTTTTGTTGAACACAGGTGCGATCAACGGTGCTAATGAAGGCTGGGGTGGTACATCAAGATGGTGGGAGCGTATGTACACCTATATCAGATTCAGTAATATTGCCATAGAAAGACTGGGAGATGACACCAAAAATGGTATTAGCGATATAAAAGTAAAAAATGAATTATTAGCACAAGCTTTCTTTATCCGTGCTTATTGTTATCACCAATTGTTAAGGTATTATGGCGGTGTGCCTCTTATTCTAAATAGTTATCCATACTCTGAAGACCCGATTATCTATCAAAAAGAACGGGCAACTTATGAAGCCTGTACAAATCAGATTTTAAAGGACTGTGATGAGGCTTACAAGCGTTTGGGGGATGGTAAACTTGAAAAAGGCAGGATTAATTCGTTAACTATTTTAGCGCTCAAATCAAGAACTTTAATTTATGCAGCAAGTGATTTACATGATCGAGCTAAACTTACTTCTAAGGTAACAGATCTAAATGACCTATCTGAAAAACTACCCTTATTGGCATATGCCGCAGGATCGCAACAAGATCGCTACCTTTTGGCACAAGCAGCAGCAAAAGCGGTTCTAGATGCAGGAACAGGATATAAGTTAAATCTTACAGCACCTGTTACTCCAGCACAAGGAAGATTAAATTACAAAAGTATTGCCATGGGAGGGGGAAGTAAAGCGCCAGATATGGATATCACGGCAGCATCAGATATACTATATGCCCGTTATTTTATCACGGAGCAGAGTTCTTCACATGCTAGAGATAATGGTCCCAATGGTTATAATAACTGGGGGGGAAATCAACCTATAGGTCTTTTGGTGGATGATTATGAAATGAATGATGGAACAAAATTTGACTGGAACAATCCCATTCATAAAGCCAGTCCTTATAAAAACAGAGATCCTCGTTTTTATGCATCCATATTATATGACGGTGCTGATTGGAAACCGAGAAATAATCCGATCGATCCAGCTAATCAGATACAAACAGGTGCTTACGATCTAATTTTAGCCGGTAAGTTGACAAAATTTTCAGGATTGGATACAAAACAAGGACCTAAAGAGGCACACAACGGAACTTGGACAGGATATTACATTCAAAAGTTTATTGACCCAGATCCAAATATTGTAGATGCTCAAGCAAGACAGTTTGTACCTTGGCCTTATTTTAGATATACAGAAGCAGTTTTTAATTATGTGGAAGCAAGTATTGAACTAGGGGAATTAGAAACAGCAAAAACCTGGCTGAATAAAATTAGGTTTAGAGCAGGTATGCCAGCTATCACTGCCACAGATCAAAATACGCTGAGGACAATATACCGTCAAGAAAGACGTATAGAAATGGCTTATGAACAGCAACGTTTTTTTGATGCCCGAAGATGGCTTATTGCTAATGAAACCATAGGACGAAAGGTCACTATTGTTAAAATTGATGCTACTTTCAAGCCAGGTAAGTCATTAGCAAATGTTTATAAATATGACGAGTCAATTTATAATTATACCTACACACCGCAAGAATTCAATACAAAAGAAAACCGGGTTTGGAAAAATCAAGTTTATTTTCTTCCGCTATCACGGGATGAAATTCGGAAAAATCCATTGCTTGTACAAAATCCAGGGTACGTGGAGTAA
- a CDS encoding RagB/SusD family nutrient uptake outer membrane protein — protein MKILKYSYIWTLAVTFTLSSCEKFLEIDPRISTSDQVTINDENSAHTAVRGIYNQLQSDGYYGYTFQTIGFFSGDNIEYTGSQIVNQSLTNHSVRADLPALATAWTAIYNTINRANNVIAKVPALSVTPTFTDAVRNQLVGEAYFLRALSYFDLGRTWGGVQLVLVPTSSSSNLENLKRSSLADTYRQVLADLIKAEELLPNSTNRIRATRRTVWALRARYHLYREEWKEAITYASKLIDDKSNYNLLTPYSSFFADNASGTNESILELYYTTNVVNTQAYQWQPSTKGGVGWIRPSMGIVNLLNNKSIAGTRQSLISKVVLNGVDNWFGNLYYRTNGTDPAYLIRIAELYLIRAEAYAQDNDIAKSLADLNVIRKRADIQELNIADKATLLLAIEQENRIEFAFENHRWYDLVRTRRAKTVLGIDEDFRLLLPIPYAQILIDKNLEQNPQYK, from the coding sequence ATGAAAATTCTTAAATATAGCTATATATGGACTTTGGCCGTGACGTTTACACTGTCCTCATGCGAGAAATTTTTGGAAATAGATCCTCGGATTTCTACCTCTGATCAGGTGACAATCAATGATGAAAATTCTGCACACACTGCCGTTAGAGGGATATACAATCAGTTGCAGTCAGACGGATATTACGGGTATACATTTCAGACTATCGGTTTTTTCTCCGGCGATAATATTGAATATACAGGAAGCCAGATTGTGAACCAATCTTTAACCAATCACAGTGTAAGAGCAGATTTACCCGCTTTAGCCACAGCATGGACTGCGATATACAATACGATCAACCGTGCGAATAATGTGATTGCTAAAGTACCGGCCCTATCGGTTACTCCAACTTTTACAGATGCGGTAAGAAATCAACTGGTCGGAGAAGCCTATTTTCTTCGGGCATTGTCTTACTTTGATCTAGGTAGAACCTGGGGTGGGGTACAGCTTGTCTTAGTCCCAACATCTTCTTCCAGCAATCTAGAGAATTTAAAAAGATCTTCTTTAGCAGATACCTACCGGCAAGTACTGGCAGATTTGATAAAAGCAGAAGAACTTTTACCCAATAGTACCAATCGTATCCGTGCAACCCGTAGAACAGTTTGGGCACTTCGCGCACGCTACCATCTATATCGGGAGGAATGGAAAGAAGCAATTACTTATGCCAGCAAATTAATTGATGATAAAAGTAATTATAATCTTTTAACACCTTACTCTTCATTTTTTGCAGACAATGCTTCAGGAACAAATGAATCCATATTGGAATTATATTATACAACCAATGTCGTTAATACCCAGGCTTATCAATGGCAACCCAGTACAAAGGGAGGTGTTGGCTGGATCCGACCTTCAATGGGAATTGTTAATTTATTAAATAATAAATCGATCGCGGGAACGCGTCAATCTTTAATTTCTAAAGTAGTATTAAATGGTGTGGACAATTGGTTCGGCAATCTCTATTATAGAACTAATGGAACAGATCCAGCATATCTGATCCGAATAGCTGAACTATACTTGATCCGTGCGGAGGCATATGCGCAGGATAATGATATTGCCAAATCTCTTGCAGACTTAAATGTAATCAGAAAACGTGCCGATATTCAGGAACTTAATATAGCTGATAAAGCAACATTATTATTAGCCATAGAACAGGAGAACCGGATTGAGTTTGCATTTGAAAATCATCGCTGGTATGACCTAGTGCGCACAAGACGTGCAAAAACAGTTCTTGGAATAGATGAAGATTTTCGACTTCTTTTACCAATTCCGTATGCGCAGATTCTGATCGATAAAAATCTAGAACAAAATCCTCAATATAAATAA
- a CDS encoding SusC/RagA family TonB-linked outer membrane protein → MKKNQKYLIFQVLFVLTVHLGQPTYSHAQSKSTPIVNAAFEGKVVDQVNGNPIVGATVKLQGVTHSVQTDSHGNFQFITGQKLPATVIVSFLGYQSQTVEITSPKSIIKLLPTASNLDEVVVIGYGTTKKQDVVGAITKINAGEVNKIPVASFDAQLQGKAAGLQVVANSGVPGEGIFVRVRGTTSINSSSDPLYIIDGVFLNNTSLQNANLGGRTTSPLADINPADIESIEVLKDASATAIYGSRGANGVVIVTTKQGSYGAKTKIDFNLSNGFVQADKATLPHLASGPETAALANEWWINSGIDKPSLNQNFSNRPFRPVNEGGRGLPEEQQTYDRLDFILRNGRVQDYSLGIQGGGNKSRYYIGTGYTDQEAFFKVIDFSRANFKFNFDQQLSERIKIGITSNIARTKRNQARTGDGPQVSLWNSAVSSATYTATHDQEGVATGSDNTYVLVDNYDVNTLSLRYIGSVFAEADILPGLKFRSSFSADYNKYDENQYWNTNTSIGRANNGQATSGISENTTWINEQTLNYQKQFNSVHKITALVGNTLQHNTLNYLYAEGNGFANNSYKLISSASTRTSSQDWTAYSIASFFGRAGYQYSDKYFAEATLRADASSKFGKNNRWGYFPAFALAWRLKQEDFLKDVNWLNDLKIRTSYGITGNQSGISNFASRGLWSGGSSYADVIGSPLPGIGPQQLGNDDLKWETTAQYNIGFDAELFKNRLSITLDVYDKYTSNILLQQPIKTSSGFSQYWANVGEVSNKGYELTINSVNIQNQNFTWKSSFNISGNKNKIEKLPTQITQYTRDWVILKEGQSLNSFWLYEQLSVDPKTGNAIFDGQLEDGTVPVNARKIMHNAYPKFYGGLNNSFSYKSFDLSAALSYQFGNYTLNLERYFRERNPTSGGVFENVLNRWQKDGDITDVPRLTSIGNNYTIDQNSRYLEDASFVRLKQLSIGYTLPKSFLSKAGISNARIYFLGSNLFLWTKYTGDPESNVTSNPNAQGLGSFGTPPQPRSFQLGFNLTL, encoded by the coding sequence ATGAAAAAAAATCAAAAGTATCTGATTTTTCAGGTACTCTTTGTCCTAACTGTGCATTTAGGGCAACCAACCTATTCCCATGCACAAAGTAAATCTACTCCTATTGTTAATGCGGCTTTTGAAGGGAAAGTTGTTGACCAGGTTAATGGAAACCCAATAGTGGGGGCGACTGTAAAGCTGCAAGGTGTGACACATTCTGTCCAAACAGATAGTCATGGAAATTTTCAATTTATTACGGGACAAAAATTACCAGCTACAGTCATCGTTTCTTTTCTGGGTTATCAATCGCAAACTGTAGAAATCACATCACCCAAAAGTATCATAAAATTATTGCCCACAGCTTCTAATTTGGATGAGGTTGTCGTTATCGGTTATGGAACAACAAAAAAACAGGATGTAGTTGGTGCCATCACAAAGATTAATGCAGGGGAAGTCAATAAAATACCTGTAGCCAGTTTTGATGCTCAGTTACAGGGGAAGGCAGCTGGATTACAGGTCGTAGCCAATTCTGGAGTTCCGGGAGAAGGTATATTTGTCCGTGTCAGAGGTACGACTTCTATTAATTCAAGCAGTGATCCGCTCTATATTATTGATGGAGTCTTTCTAAACAATACAAGCTTACAAAATGCAAATTTAGGAGGTCGTACTACATCCCCACTAGCCGATATAAATCCGGCAGATATTGAATCGATAGAAGTACTAAAAGACGCTTCAGCAACAGCAATTTATGGATCTAGGGGAGCTAATGGTGTTGTTATTGTAACGACTAAGCAGGGAAGTTATGGTGCAAAAACAAAAATTGATTTTAATCTTTCCAATGGTTTTGTTCAAGCGGATAAAGCGACTTTGCCACATTTGGCATCTGGACCAGAAACCGCGGCATTAGCGAATGAATGGTGGATTAATTCGGGGATCGATAAACCATCATTAAATCAAAACTTTTCTAACAGACCTTTTCGACCGGTTAACGAAGGAGGTCGTGGCCTACCTGAGGAGCAGCAGACCTATGATCGTTTAGATTTTATTCTAAGAAATGGACGTGTGCAAGATTATAGTTTAGGTATTCAAGGTGGAGGAAATAAGTCCCGATATTATATAGGTACTGGGTATACAGATCAAGAAGCATTTTTTAAAGTTATCGATTTCTCACGAGCAAATTTTAAGTTTAATTTTGATCAACAGCTAAGTGAACGCATTAAGATCGGAATTACAAGTAATATTGCTAGAACAAAAAGAAATCAAGCACGTACAGGTGACGGTCCGCAGGTCAGTTTGTGGAATTCTGCAGTTTCTTCGGCTACCTATACAGCGACACACGATCAGGAAGGGGTGGCTACAGGATCTGATAATACTTATGTATTAGTTGATAATTATGATGTCAATACATTAAGTTTACGTTATATCGGAAGTGTTTTCGCTGAAGCAGATATACTTCCCGGTTTAAAATTCAGGAGCAGTTTTAGTGCTGATTACAACAAATATGATGAAAATCAGTACTGGAATACCAATACTAGTATTGGAAGAGCTAACAATGGACAAGCAACGTCAGGAATTTCTGAAAATACCACTTGGATTAATGAGCAGACCTTAAACTATCAAAAACAATTCAATAGCGTTCACAAAATTACGGCTTTAGTGGGCAATACCTTGCAGCATAATACTTTGAATTATTTGTACGCAGAAGGTAATGGATTTGCCAACAATAGTTATAAATTAATTTCTTCAGCTTCTACCCGTACTTCATCTCAGGACTGGACAGCTTACTCTATTGCTTCTTTTTTCGGAAGAGCAGGATATCAGTATTCCGATAAATATTTTGCAGAAGCGACATTAAGAGCTGATGCTTCCTCCAAATTTGGAAAAAATAATCGTTGGGGATATTTTCCAGCTTTCGCGCTTGCTTGGCGACTGAAGCAAGAGGACTTTTTGAAAGATGTAAACTGGTTAAATGACCTGAAAATTAGAACATCCTATGGAATTACAGGTAATCAGTCAGGGATCAGCAATTTCGCTTCACGGGGACTTTGGTCCGGAGGTAGTTCGTATGCCGATGTTATCGGTTCTCCTTTACCAGGTATAGGGCCTCAGCAACTTGGTAATGATGACTTGAAATGGGAGACAACAGCACAGTATAATATCGGTTTTGATGCAGAGTTATTTAAAAATAGATTATCTATTACCCTGGATGTTTACGATAAATATACTTCCAATATTTTACTGCAACAACCGATTAAGACTTCTTCTGGTTTTTCCCAGTATTGGGCCAATGTTGGCGAAGTGAGTAACAAAGGTTATGAGTTGACTATTAATAGTGTTAATATTCAAAATCAAAATTTTACGTGGAAAAGTAGTTTCAATATCTCAGGAAATAAAAACAAAATAGAAAAACTACCGACCCAAATTACGCAGTATACACGTGATTGGGTGATTTTAAAAGAAGGACAATCTTTGAATTCATTCTGGCTCTATGAGCAGTTATCTGTTGATCCTAAAACCGGAAATGCCATATTTGATGGTCAGCTGGAAGATGGAACAGTTCCAGTAAATGCCCGCAAAATTATGCATAATGCATATCCTAAATTTTATGGGGGTTTAAATAATTCGTTCAGCTATAAAAGCTTTGATCTCAGCGCAGCGCTGTCTTATCAATTTGGTAACTACACTTTAAATCTGGAGCGCTATTTTAGAGAACGTAACCCTACTAGCGGGGGAGTATTTGAAAATGTGCTAAACCGTTGGCAAAAAGATGGTGATATTACCGATGTGCCCAGATTAACATCGATAGGGAATAACTATACCATTGATCAGAACAGCCGTTATTTAGAGGACGCATCCTTTGTAAGGCTTAAACAATTGTCGATAGGGTATACACTGCCGAAATCTTTCTTGAGTAAAGCTGGAATTAGTAATGCTCGGATATATTTTCTAGGCTCGAATTTGTTCCTTTGGACAAAATATACAGGAGATCCTGAATCTAATGTTACCTCAAATCCGAATGCACAGGGACTTGGATCATTCGGAACTCCACCTCAGCCCAGAAGCTTTCAGCTTGGATTTAACCTAACACTATAA
- a CDS encoding TonB-dependent receptor produces the protein MQKYKKNRWGIPMEFKQISSLKPLAMKLSIAIPLLFATSFHVSANSYGQKINLNKKNVNLETLLKDIQKQSGYNILYKESLIAHIRKIDVKFQNIPLELALNDLLGKYQITYKLIDNNIVLSQSTTAKVQSTPAVVDKMIQKQIKGKVSDQNDQPLANVTISEVGTNNKTSSDATGSFSLSVSGEATLLHFSMVGYKNKDIQIGNNEFLQVKLEQTIMAMDEVVVVGYGSQKKTVVSGAIATVKGEDLAKSSSVNLSNSFAGRLPGVTAMQSSGEPGGDGSSIRVRGINSLPGGNTSPLIVIDGVPQRAGGFDRINPNDVESVSVLKDASAAIYGSRAGNGVILITTKQGKVGKTQFSYDFTYGIQRPTRTPKMANSEQYTSIINEVTTVYPQDSDKWGEIWKAINTGDGKYTSPTGVIEAAFTPEERQKYADGSDPLRYPNTDWFASTIKDWSPQQRHNLQINGGTETTKYLISLGYLNQDAIYKNSATYYKQYDLRANLEFKLGKYVTARLGITGREESRNFPTRGAGTIFRSLIRGLPTEIATWPNGLPGPDLENGANPVVITTGATGYDRNTRDYLQNTGAIDFRIPGVEGLKLTGTASIDKYWARSKRWETPWTLYDWDKVSFEADGVTPSLVGYVPKGIEPKAQLREAAEDQLAINLSALLSYEKTLTGGHNISAIAGLTRETVTNNGFYADRKDFASTLIEQLNFGDRERQTLGNENTYDRARLSYYGRVNYNFQEKYLFEFNWRVDGSYVFPPNKRFGFFPGVSAGWRVSEEGFFKDNVRFVNNLKLRASWGQMGAEAYYGGSFQEYKYLALMNTGQGVFSDKLYQTLYESTIPNPNFTWEVANNSNVGLDASFLNHKLALELDFFYNKRTNVLTKNPGVVPISSGISGNLPIANLGNLINKGYEFKLTYTDKIGNLSFNVGVNGGYAKNNVQYSSDVVNTLPYQQQIGRVTDSWLVYQYDGVFKDQAAIDANTVDYTALGLKNGKLLPGDMKYVDYNGDGKITSDDRVRLDKNGTPTFTGGLVLGGDYKGFDFSILVQGATGGMRRMGPTESGLIGNYLEWNYDNRWSIDNPSDVDPRLTNRSDTYYTTTDNTYWIRSTNYIRLKNVELGYSLSSNLVSRIGMSSIRFYTNGINLLTFDKIKIWDPESDNSTGQFYPQSKIISFGVKAIF, from the coding sequence ATGCAAAAATACAAAAAAAATCGGTGGGGAATCCCTATGGAGTTTAAACAGATTTCCTCCCTTAAACCATTGGCTATGAAGTTGTCGATTGCGATCCCGCTACTATTTGCTACAAGTTTTCATGTTAGTGCTAATTCTTACGGTCAGAAGATCAATCTTAATAAGAAAAATGTGAATCTGGAAACTTTATTGAAGGATATACAGAAGCAAAGCGGCTATAATATATTATATAAAGAGTCTTTGATTGCTCACATTCGAAAAATAGATGTGAAATTTCAAAATATCCCACTTGAATTAGCACTTAATGATTTGTTGGGAAAATATCAGATTACTTACAAATTGATTGATAATAATATTGTGTTGAGTCAAAGTACTACGGCAAAAGTTCAAAGTACTCCTGCAGTGGTTGACAAGATGATACAAAAACAGATCAAAGGAAAAGTTTCGGATCAAAATGATCAACCTTTGGCCAATGTTACCATAAGTGAGGTAGGTACAAATAATAAAACATCCTCCGATGCGACGGGTTCGTTTAGTCTTTCGGTGAGTGGTGAAGCGACATTGCTCCATTTTAGCATGGTAGGTTACAAAAATAAGGATATCCAAATTGGGAATAACGAGTTTTTACAGGTTAAGCTAGAACAGACCATTATGGCGATGGATGAGGTAGTTGTAGTGGGATATGGTTCTCAGAAGAAAACTGTAGTTTCAGGCGCTATTGCTACTGTAAAGGGAGAAGATCTTGCTAAATCATCGTCAGTCAATCTTTCTAATTCTTTTGCAGGAAGATTGCCTGGAGTAACCGCCATGCAAAGTAGTGGCGAGCCTGGTGGAGATGGTTCTTCTATTCGTGTTCGTGGTATCAATTCCCTACCGGGAGGAAATACGAGCCCATTGATTGTAATTGATGGAGTTCCACAGCGCGCAGGAGGTTTTGACCGTATTAATCCTAACGATGTAGAGAGTGTGTCGGTGCTGAAAGATGCATCAGCAGCCATCTATGGCTCCCGTGCAGGTAATGGTGTTATCCTCATTACAACGAAGCAGGGTAAAGTTGGTAAAACGCAGTTTTCTTACGATTTTACTTACGGTATACAACGTCCGACACGTACACCTAAAATGGCCAATTCTGAGCAGTATACTTCTATTATAAACGAGGTAACGACAGTTTATCCCCAAGATAGTGATAAGTGGGGAGAAATTTGGAAAGCAATAAATACAGGTGATGGAAAATATACTTCTCCTACAGGAGTGATTGAGGCTGCATTTACACCAGAAGAGAGACAAAAATATGCTGATGGTTCAGATCCTTTACGTTATCCAAATACAGACTGGTTTGCTTCTACGATAAAAGATTGGTCGCCACAGCAGCGACATAATTTACAGATCAATGGAGGTACCGAAACTACCAAATATCTGATTTCATTAGGTTATTTAAATCAGGATGCGATCTACAAAAATTCAGCAACATATTATAAACAGTACGATTTGCGCGCAAACCTAGAATTTAAGTTGGGCAAATATGTTACCGCTAGACTTGGCATAACAGGTCGTGAAGAATCCCGTAATTTCCCTACACGCGGAGCGGGCACGATCTTTAGATCTTTGATTCGCGGTCTGCCAACTGAAATTGCGACCTGGCCCAATGGTCTTCCTGGCCCAGATTTAGAAAATGGTGCCAATCCGGTTGTAATAACCACTGGTGCAACGGGCTATGACAGAAATACAAGAGATTATTTGCAGAACACAGGTGCCATTGATTTTAGAATACCAGGTGTTGAGGGACTTAAATTAACTGGAACAGCTTCAATTGATAAATATTGGGCAAGATCGAAAAGATGGGAGACCCCGTGGACTCTTTATGATTGGGATAAGGTAAGTTTTGAGGCCGATGGAGTAACGCCATCACTGGTAGGGTATGTACCAAAAGGTATAGAGCCTAAAGCTCAGCTTCGTGAAGCGGCGGAGGATCAATTAGCAATCAATTTATCTGCTTTGTTATCCTATGAAAAGACATTAACAGGAGGGCATAATATCTCCGCGATAGCAGGGTTAACTCGTGAGACTGTCACCAATAATGGTTTTTACGCAGATCGTAAGGATTTCGCCTCGACATTAATAGAACAGTTAAATTTTGGTGATCGCGAACGGCAGACCTTGGGAAATGAGAATACTTACGATCGTGCACGTTTAAGCTACTATGGAAGGGTCAACTATAATTTTCAGGAAAAGTATCTTTTTGAATTTAATTGGAGAGTGGACGGTTCTTATGTTTTTCCACCTAATAAAAGATTTGGTTTCTTCCCTGGAGTTTCAGCGGGATGGCGGGTATCCGAAGAAGGTTTTTTCAAAGATAATGTTAGGTTTGTTAATAACCTGAAGTTGAGAGCATCTTGGGGCCAAATGGGGGCAGAAGCTTATTATGGTGGTTCTTTTCAAGAATATAAATACTTAGCATTGATGAATACCGGGCAGGGGGTATTCAGTGATAAACTCTATCAGACTTTATATGAGAGTACCATTCCTAACCCTAATTTCACATGGGAAGTAGCTAATAATAGCAATGTTGGATTGGATGCTTCTTTTTTAAATCATAAACTGGCGCTAGAACTGGACTTCTTTTATAATAAACGGACCAATGTTTTGACAAAGAATCCTGGAGTTGTACCTATCAGTTCGGGTATTTCGGGTAATCTGCCAATTGCCAACCTTGGCAATCTGATCAATAAGGGGTATGAGTTTAAATTGACTTATACCGATAAAATCGGTAATCTTTCTTTTAATGTAGGCGTTAATGGTGGTTATGCAAAAAACAATGTGCAATACTCCAGCGATGTTGTCAACACCTTACCCTATCAGCAACAGATCGGAAGAGTAACAGACTCTTGGCTAGTGTATCAATATGATGGTGTTTTCAAAGATCAGGCTGCTATTGATGCGAATACTGTAGATTACACAGCTTTAGGATTGAAAAATGGCAAGCTATTGCCTGGTGATATGAAATATGTCGATTATAATGGCGATGGTAAAATTACAAGTGACGATCGTGTGCGATTGGACAAAAATGGTACCCCAACTTTTACAGGAGGTCTTGTATTAGGCGGTGATTATAAAGGTTTTGATTTCAGTATACTGGTACAGGGGGCTACTGGTGGTATGCGACGAATGGGCCCTACAGAATCGGGATTAATAGGGAACTACCTGGAGTGGAATTATGATAACCGTTGGAGTATTGATAATCCGAGTGATGTTGATCCTCGACTTACCAACCGTTCGGATACTTATTATACAACAACCGATAATACCTACTGGATACGGAGCACCAATTATATCAGATTAAAGAATGTAGAGTTGGGATATAGTCTTTCCAGCAATTTGGTCAGTAGAATAGGGATGAGCTCCATTCGTTTTTATACCAATGGCATTAATCTGTTAACCTTTGATAAAATCAAAATTTGGGATCCTGAATCTGATAATAGTACGGGTCAATTCTATCCGCAATCGAAAATTATCAGTTTTGGCGTAAAGGCTATATTTTAA